The following are encoded together in the Zingiber officinale cultivar Zhangliang unplaced genomic scaffold, Zo_v1.1 ctg209, whole genome shotgun sequence genome:
- the LOC122036783 gene encoding DNA-directed RNA polymerase 2, chloroplastic/mitochondrial-like isoform X2 — MCSNAASVLPSLLFAFPNGPLVPHFNPSPSCRDTRRSIARKSACISPRGVRFCSGRPLSIPSISGFHHGFLQKSSFSEKNRVWDLEETLENRVGGFFQNGESMPLAGCACPSIAADLKTHASVAEMAASTDTDEETSSLLNFRSILDRIGKFEVTLECEEDKSFSRFRSARLFQHYSKLVGGMSESNYCKLRRRQIQIESEAWEQATKEYKEMLKDMCDRKLAPNLPFMKSLLLGWFEPLRDRIAREQEKCREKGNRASHAPYFNQLPADKMAVITMHKMISLLMSSSESRCVPVVQAACKIGDAIEHEGRIQWILEKTKKKSIKVKKSDETGVSVNEEQELIRKKVTNLMKRQKHHIVRKMIKGQDDSRPWGKDAQAKVGSRLIELLIETAYIQSPVSQSAADPPDLRPAFRHYVKTIIKEEKNISRRFGVIECDPLIYHCLDRTASHMIIPYMPMLVPPLKWTGYDRGAHLFLPSYVMRTHGSKKQREAVKRAPREQMQTIFEVPLPEKPDTEDEIELRKWKWKLKSVKKENSERHSHRCDMELKLAVARKMKEEKGFYYPHNLDFRGRAYPMHPYLNHLGSDICRGVLEFAEGRPLGKSGLRWLKIHLANLYANGVDKLSHDARVAFTENHLEDVFDSADKPLEGRRWWLGAEDPFQLLAVCINLAEALRSSTPENTVSHIPVHQDGSCNGLQHYAALGKDKLGAISVNLVAGDEPADVYSSIATRVLNIMCRDAEKGPSINPNALHAKLLIDQVDRKLVKQTVMTSVYGVTYIGAREQIKRRLKERDMMADDTELFRASCYAAKTTLTALGEMFQAARDIMTWLGDCAKVIASENHPVRWTTPLGLPVVQPYQKLGSHMVKTSLQVLTLRRETDKVMVRRQRTAFPPNFVHSLDGSHMMMTAVACQRAGLNFAGVHDSYWTHACDVDQMNRILREKFVELYEKPILENLLESFQQSFPTLSFPPLPERGDFNLNDVLESPYFFN; from the exons ATGTGCAGCAACGCCGCCTCCGTCCTCCCCAGTCTTCTTTTCGCCTTCCCGAACGGTCCCCTCGTTCCGCACTTCAATCCGTCTCCTAGTTGCCGAGATACGCGGAGAAGCATCGCGAGAAAGTCTGCGTGCATATCCCCACGGGGAGTTAGGTTCTGCAGCGGCAGACCATTGTCCATCCCCTCAATTTCCGGCTTCCATCATGGTTTCCTCCAAAAATCGTCTTTCAGTGAGAAAAACCGGGTTTGGGACCTAGAGGAGACGCTTGAAAACAGGGTGGGAGgttttttccaaaacggtgaaTCTATGCCACTAGCAGGGTGTGCCTGCCCGTCAATTGCGGCTGATTTGAAGACTCATGCTAGCGTCGCTGAGATGGCTGCTTCCACTGATacggatgaggagacatcctcgtTACTAAATTTTCGCAGCATTTTGGACAGGATTGGCAAATTTGAGGTGACCTTGGAGTGTGAGGAAGATAAGAGTTTTAGTCGGTTTAGGTCAGCGAGACTGTTTCAACACTATTCCAAGTTGGTAGGTGGAATGAGTGAAAGTAACTACTGTAAGCTTCGACGTAGACAAATACAGATAGAATCTGAAGCTTGGGAGCAGGCTACGAAGGAATACAAGGAAATGCTAAAGGATATGTGTGACAGGAAGTTGGCCCCAAATTTGCCATTTATGAAGTCCTTGTTATTAGGTTGGTTTGAACCACTGAGAGATCGCATTGCCAGAGAGCAGGAGAAATGCAGGGAAAAAGGCAATAGAGCATCCCACGCTCCTTACTTCAATCAGCTTCCTGCAGATAAAATGGCTGTAATCACTATGCACAAGATGATTAGTCTTCTAATGTCAAGCAGTGAAAGCAGATGTGTTCCAGTGGTTCAGGCTGCATGCAAAATTGGTGATGCCATCGAGCATGAA GGGCGGATTCAGTGGATTCTTGAGAAAACTAAGAAAAAGAGTATCAAAGTTAAGAAAAGTGACGAAACAGGTGTTTCTGTAAATGAAGAGCAAGAATTAATTAGGAAAAAGGTTACAAATTTGATGAAAAGACAAAAACATCACATAGTAAGAAAGATGATTAAAGGACAAGATGATTCCAGACCATGGGGAAAAGATGCTCAGGCCAAG GTTGGAAGCCGCTTGATCGAACTCTTAATAGAGACTGCATATATACAATCTCCTGTTAGTCAATCTGCTGCTGATCCTCCTGATTTACGTCCCGCATTCAGACACTATGTCAAAACTATAAtaaaagaagagaa AAACATTAGCAGGCGTTTTGGAGTCATTGAATGTGATCCATTAATTTATCATTGTTTAGATAGAACT GCAAGCCACATGATTATTCCTTACATGCCAATGTTGGTGCCCCCACTAAAATGGACTGG ATATGACAGAGGAGCGCATTTATTTCTTCCATCTTACGTTATGCGAACACATGGATCAAAAAAACAACGGGAGGCTGTTAAGAGGGCACCAAGGGAGCAGATGCAGACTATTTTTGAG GTTCCTCTACCTGAGAAGCCTGATACAGAAGATGAAATTGAACTAAGGAAATGGAAGTGGAAATTGAAATCTGTGAAGAAGGAAAATAGTGAAAGACATTCCCATCGGTGTGATATGGAACTTAAACTTGCT GTTGCTAGAAAAATGAAAGAAGAGAAGGGATTTTATTATCCACACAACCTGGACTTCAGGGGCCGTGCATATCCCATGCATCCGTATCTAAATCATCTCGGTTCAGATATTTGTCGAGGAGTGTTGGAGTTCGCAGAGGGACGACCACTGGGGAAGTCTGGTTTACGCTGGTTAAAGATACATTTGGCAAATTTATATGCTAATGGCGTTGACAAGTTATCACATGATGCTCGAGTGGCATTCACCGAGAACCACTTGGAGGATGTATTTGACTCTGCAGATAAACCTCTTGAAGGTAGGCGCTGGTGGTTAGGTGCTGAGGATCCCTTTCAATTGTTAGCAGTTTGTATCAATCTTGCTGAAGCATTGAGGAGTTCAACACCAGAAAATACAGTTTCACACATTCCTGTTCATCAG GATGGATCGTGCAACGGTCTACAACACTATGCAGCTCTGGGGAAAGACAAG TTGGGGGCCATTTCTGTGAACCTTGTTGCTGGAGATGAGCCTGCAGATGTATACTCCAGCATAGCTACTAG GGTTCTCAATATCATGTGTAGAGATGCAGAGAAAGGCCCTTCCATCAACCCAAACGCTTTACATGCTAAACTACTAATTGATCAG GTGGACCGGAAGTTGGTGAAGCAGACTGTCATGACATCAGTTTATGGTGTCACATATATTGGGGCACGTGAGCAAATTAAGAGAAGATTGAAGGAACGTGACATGATGGCTGATGACACAGAATTATTCCGTGCATCTTGCTACGCTGCTAAA ACCACACTGACTGCATTAGGGGAGATGTTTCAAGCTGCACGGGATATCATGACTTGGCTTGGTGACTGTGCTAAG GTGATTGCTTCAGAAAACCATCCAGTAAGGTGGACAACTCCTCTTGGTCTCCCAGTGGTTCAaccttatcagaagttgggaagCCATATG GTAAAAACTTCCCTCCAAGTGCTGACTTTGCGCAGGGAAACTGATAAG GTCATGGTTCGGCGTCAAAGAACAGCTTTCCCCCCAAACTTTGTGCACTCCCTCGACGGTTCCCATATGATGATGACTGCAGTTGCCTGCCAAAGAGCTGGGTTGAACTTTGCTG GTGTTCATGATTCGTATTGGACACATGCATGTGATGTGGATCAGATGAACCGGATTCTTCGAGAGAAATTCGTGGAACTCTACGAGAAACCTATACTAGAAAAC TTACTCGAAAGTTTTCAACAATCATTCCCAACACTAAGTTTCCCACCATTACCGGAACGGGGAGATTTCAACCTTAATGATGTTCTCGAGTCGCCATATTTTTTCAACTAA
- the LOC122036793 gene encoding myb family transcription factor PHL7-like yields MDSNNVENNNSSNSTSRQRLRWTNELHQRFVDAITQLGGPDRATPKGVLRIMGVPGLTIYHVKSHLQKYRLAKYVPDFSADGTISERKDVEDLISGLGSTSGVQINEALKIQMEVQKRLHEQLEIQRQLQQRIEAQGEYLKKIIEEQERISSALAETSGARRAAPISNDLCLDSDKTDPSTPVPNSESLEEDQSASCSHEATCRLFQGLSNDSLSSAREPTTPDSGDHSNSPYRETGQAASPQPPF; encoded by the exons ATGGACTCAAATAATGTAGAGAACAACAATAGTTCTAATTCGACTTCAAGACAACGCTTACGCTGGACAAATGAGCTCCACCAACGTTTTGTAGATGCGATAACACAGCTTGGTGGACCAGATA GAGCAACTCCTAAAGGAGTCCTTCGAATCATGGGTGTGCCTGGACTAACTATTTATCATGTTAAGAGTCATTTACAG AAATATCGGCTTGCAAAGTACGTGCCTGACTTTTCAGCTGATG GTACAATATCAGAAAGAAAAGATGTAGAGGACTTGATTTCTGGACTTGGAAGCACTTC TGGGGTGCAAATTAATGAAGCACTTAAAATACAGATGGAGGTGCAAAAACGGCTTCACGAACAATTAGAG ATTCAAAGACAATTACAGCAAAGAATTGAAGCCCAAGGTGAGTACCTTAAAAAGATAATCGAAGAGCAGGAGCGCATTAGCAGCGCATTGGCTGAAACATCCGGAGCCAGGAGGGCTGCTCCTATCTCAAATGATCTCTGCCTTGATTCAGATAAGACTGACCCCTCAACCCCAGTGCCAAACTCTGAATCCCTTGAAGAAGACCAATCAGCTAGTTGCAGCCACGAGGCCACCTGCAGGCTATTCCAAGGCCTCTCAAATGATTCATTGTCTTCTGCCCGCGAGCCAACGACCCCTGATTCAGGTGACCATTCTAATTCTCCTTACAGGGAGACAGGTCAAGCAGCATCGCCACAGCCACCCTTTTAG
- the LOC122036781 gene encoding glucose-1-phosphate adenylyltransferase small subunit 1, chloroplastic-like, translated as MAAMGIGMVSTPRNSAPVCSGDADRRAPPTPFLGSTSARSLSSFFHVSGCQKMDLLRKEVAGVRRRKEYCGVRTPIVVSPKAVSDSQSSQTCLDPDASRSVLGIILGGGAGTRLYPLTKKRAKPAVPLGANYRLIDIPVSNCLNSNISKIYVLTQFNSASLNRHLSRAYASNMGGYKNEGFVEVLAAQQSPENPNWFQGTADAVRQYLWLFEEHNVMEFLILAGDHLYRMDYEKFIQAHRETNADITVAALPMDEKRATAFGLMKIDEEGRIIEFAEKPKGEQLKAMKVDTTILGLDDERAKELPFIASMGIYVISKDIMMQLLRDKFPAANDFGSEVIPGATNIGLRVQAYLYDGYWEDIGTIEAFYNANLGITKKPVPDFSFYDRSAPIYTQARYLPPSKMLDADVIDSVIGEGCVIKNCKIQHSVVGLRSCISEGAVIEDTLLMGADYYETDADKRLLALKGSVPIGIGKNSHVKRAIIDKNARIGENVKIINCDNVQEAARETEGYFIKSGIVTVIKDALIPSGTVI; from the exons ATGGCGGCGATGGGGATTGGGATGGTATCGACTCCGAGGAATTCTGCTCCGGTTTGTTCTGGGGATGCCGATCGGAGAGCTCCGCCGACGCCATTCCTCGGGTCGACGAGCGCGCGGAGCCTCTCCTCGTTCTTCCATGTCTCCGGATGCCAGAAAATGGACCTCCTCCGTAAGGAGGTGGCTGGGGTGAGGAGGCGGAAGGAGTACTGCGGAGTGAGGACCCCGATCGTCGTCTCTCCTAAGGCGGTCTCCGACTCCCAGAGCTCGCAGACGTGCCTCGATCCTGATGCCAGCCGG AGTGTTCTAGGGATTATACTCGGGGGAGGCGCTGGGACACGCTTGTATCCTTTGACGAAGAAGAGGGCGAAACCAGCAGTACCATTGGGAGCCAACTATAGGCTAATTGATATTCCTGTCAGCAATTGCTTGAACAgtaatatttcaaaaatttatgTTCTGACACAATTCAATTCTGCATCTCTTAATCGCCACCTTTCACGAGCCTATGCAAGTAACATGGGTGGGTATAAGAATGAAGGTTTTGTTGAAGTTCTTGCTGCACAACAGAGTCCAGAGAATCCTAACTGGTTTCAG GGTACTGCAGATGCAGTTAGGCAATACTTGTGGCTCTTTGAGGAGCACAATGTCATGGAGTTTCTAATTCTTGCTGGAGACCATTTGTACCGGATGGACTATGAAAAATTCATTCAAGCGCATAGAGAAACAAATGCTGATATTACTGTGGCTGCATTGCCAATGGATGAAAAACGTGCAACTGCTTTTGGTCTTATGAAGATTGATGAAGAAGGGAGAATAATAGAATTTGCAGAGAAGCCAAAAGGAGAACAGCTGAAAGCAATGaag GTTGATACCACCATACTTGGCCTGGATGATGAAAGGGCAAAAGAGTTGCCTTTTATTGCAAGTATGGGTATCTATGTTATCAGCAAGGACATTATGATGCAATTACTTCGTGACAAATTTCCAGCAGCAAATGACTTTGGGAGTGAAGTTATCCCTGGTGCAACTAACATTGGGTTGAGG GTACAAGCTTATTTATATGATGGTTATTGGGAGGACATTGGTACAATTGAGGCATTTTACAACGCAAACCTCGGAATAACCAAAAAGCCAGTGCCAGATTTCAG CTTTTATGATCGTTCAGCACCGATCTATACACAAGCTAGATATTTACCACCTTCAAAGATGCTTGATGCTGATGTGATTGATAGTGTTATTGGCGAGGGATGTGTGATTAAG AACTGCAAGATCCAACATTCTGTAGTTGGACTTCGCTCTTGCATCTCTGAAGGTGCAGTCATAGAGGATACTTTACTGATGGGAGCAGATTACTATGAG ACTGACGCCGACAAGAGACTATTAGCTCTGAAAGGAAGTGTACCCATTGGCATTGGAAAAAACTCTCACGTTAAAAGAGCCATCATAGACAAGAATGCTCGTATCGGGGAGAATGTAAAG ATCATAAACTGTGATAATGTGCAAGAAGCGGCCAGGGAGACTGAAGGATACTTCATCAAGAGTGGCATCGTCACAGTGATCAAGGATGCCCTCATTCCCAGTGGAACTGTCATATAG
- the LOC122036782 gene encoding uncharacterized protein LOC122036782 gives MDGVAGRLGRSSTRYGPTSVFSGPVRRWNKKWVALSNPDHRRRSSISGGRHSSRILLYRWTPVAALAKDDATPPPEEPPRRKFRYVPISVTRERKEESLPKSNSSPKLNVTEGFPRKSQIDPFDTNPDMNNVSAEIKVSSKDQTFSGLGNGADLDLSLGLRAPDGDHEDESKTTRRGEGYTKSVRAASSTRDTEMKVTKSVAQNKLKRKAISPDLEMAV, from the exons ATGGACGGCGTAGCAGGTCGCCTCGGCCGGTCGTCCACTCGCTACGGTCCGACGTCGGTCTTCAGCGGCCCGGTGCGGCGCTGGAACAAGAAGTGGGTGGCGCTCTCCAATCCCGACCACCGCCGCCGAAGCAGCATCAGCGGCGGCCGCCACTCCTCCCGTATACTCCTGTACAGGTGGACCCCCGTCGCTGCCCTCGCCAAGGACGACGCGACTCCACCGCCCGAGGAGCCGCCCCGCAGGAAGTTCCGATACGTACCG ATTTCTGTCACCAGGGAGCGAAAAGAAGAGTCTTTGCCAAAATCCAACAGCAGCCCTAAACTTAACGTAACCGAAGGATTCCCTCGCAAAAGCCAGATAGATCCTTTTGACACAAATCCTGACATGAACAATGTCTCTGCAGAAATAAAG GTCTCAAGCAAAGATCAAACATTCTCAGGCTTAGGAAATGGTGCTGATCTGGACTTGAGTTTGGGTTTGCGAGCTCCGGATGGTGATCATGAGGATGAGTCCAAAACAACCAGACGAGGCGAAGGCTACACTAAATCAGTGAGAGCGGCGAGTTCTACTCGGGACACAGAAATGAAGGTAACAAAATCAGTAGCACAAAACAAGTTGAAGAGGAAGGCCATAAGCCCTGACCTCGAAATGGCAGTGTAA
- the LOC122036783 gene encoding DNA-directed RNA polymerase 2, chloroplastic/mitochondrial-like isoform X1 → MCSNAASVLPSLLFAFPNGPLVPHFNPSPSCRDTRRSIARKSACISPRGVRFCSGRPLSIPSISGFHHGFLQKSSFSEKNRVWDLEETLENRVGGFFQNGESMPLAGCACPSIAADLKTHASVAEMAASTDTDEETSSLLNFRSILDRIGKFEVTLECEEDKSFSRFRSARLFQHYSKLVGGMSESNYCKLRRRQIQIESEAWEQATKEYKEMLKDMCDRKLAPNLPFMKSLLLGWFEPLRDRIAREQEKCREKGNRASHAPYFNQLPADKMAVITMHKMISLLMSSSESRCVPVVQAACKIGDAIEHEGRIQWILEKTKKKSIKVKKSDETGVSVNEEQELIRKKVTNLMKRQKHHIVRKMIKGQDDSRPWGKDAQAKVGSRLIELLIETAYIQSPVSQSAADPPDLRPAFRHYVKTIIKEEKNISRRFGVIECDPLIYHCLDRTASHMIIPYMPMLVPPLKWTGYDRGAHLFLPSYVMRTHGSKKQREAVKRAPREQMQTIFEALDTLGNTRWRVNKKVLNIINTIWSNGGRLGGLVDREDVPLPEKPDTEDEIELRKWKWKLKSVKKENSERHSHRCDMELKLAVARKMKEEKGFYYPHNLDFRGRAYPMHPYLNHLGSDICRGVLEFAEGRPLGKSGLRWLKIHLANLYANGVDKLSHDARVAFTENHLEDVFDSADKPLEGRRWWLGAEDPFQLLAVCINLAEALRSSTPENTVSHIPVHQDGSCNGLQHYAALGKDKLGAISVNLVAGDEPADVYSSIATRVLNIMCRDAEKGPSINPNALHAKLLIDQVDRKLVKQTVMTSVYGVTYIGAREQIKRRLKERDMMADDTELFRASCYAAKTTLTALGEMFQAARDIMTWLGDCAKVIASENHPVRWTTPLGLPVVQPYQKLGSHMVKTSLQVLTLRRETDKVMVRRQRTAFPPNFVHSLDGSHMMMTAVACQRAGLNFAGVHDSYWTHACDVDQMNRILREKFVELYEKPILENLLESFQQSFPTLSFPPLPERGDFNLNDVLESPYFFN, encoded by the exons ATGTGCAGCAACGCCGCCTCCGTCCTCCCCAGTCTTCTTTTCGCCTTCCCGAACGGTCCCCTCGTTCCGCACTTCAATCCGTCTCCTAGTTGCCGAGATACGCGGAGAAGCATCGCGAGAAAGTCTGCGTGCATATCCCCACGGGGAGTTAGGTTCTGCAGCGGCAGACCATTGTCCATCCCCTCAATTTCCGGCTTCCATCATGGTTTCCTCCAAAAATCGTCTTTCAGTGAGAAAAACCGGGTTTGGGACCTAGAGGAGACGCTTGAAAACAGGGTGGGAGgttttttccaaaacggtgaaTCTATGCCACTAGCAGGGTGTGCCTGCCCGTCAATTGCGGCTGATTTGAAGACTCATGCTAGCGTCGCTGAGATGGCTGCTTCCACTGATacggatgaggagacatcctcgtTACTAAATTTTCGCAGCATTTTGGACAGGATTGGCAAATTTGAGGTGACCTTGGAGTGTGAGGAAGATAAGAGTTTTAGTCGGTTTAGGTCAGCGAGACTGTTTCAACACTATTCCAAGTTGGTAGGTGGAATGAGTGAAAGTAACTACTGTAAGCTTCGACGTAGACAAATACAGATAGAATCTGAAGCTTGGGAGCAGGCTACGAAGGAATACAAGGAAATGCTAAAGGATATGTGTGACAGGAAGTTGGCCCCAAATTTGCCATTTATGAAGTCCTTGTTATTAGGTTGGTTTGAACCACTGAGAGATCGCATTGCCAGAGAGCAGGAGAAATGCAGGGAAAAAGGCAATAGAGCATCCCACGCTCCTTACTTCAATCAGCTTCCTGCAGATAAAATGGCTGTAATCACTATGCACAAGATGATTAGTCTTCTAATGTCAAGCAGTGAAAGCAGATGTGTTCCAGTGGTTCAGGCTGCATGCAAAATTGGTGATGCCATCGAGCATGAA GGGCGGATTCAGTGGATTCTTGAGAAAACTAAGAAAAAGAGTATCAAAGTTAAGAAAAGTGACGAAACAGGTGTTTCTGTAAATGAAGAGCAAGAATTAATTAGGAAAAAGGTTACAAATTTGATGAAAAGACAAAAACATCACATAGTAAGAAAGATGATTAAAGGACAAGATGATTCCAGACCATGGGGAAAAGATGCTCAGGCCAAG GTTGGAAGCCGCTTGATCGAACTCTTAATAGAGACTGCATATATACAATCTCCTGTTAGTCAATCTGCTGCTGATCCTCCTGATTTACGTCCCGCATTCAGACACTATGTCAAAACTATAAtaaaagaagagaa AAACATTAGCAGGCGTTTTGGAGTCATTGAATGTGATCCATTAATTTATCATTGTTTAGATAGAACT GCAAGCCACATGATTATTCCTTACATGCCAATGTTGGTGCCCCCACTAAAATGGACTGG ATATGACAGAGGAGCGCATTTATTTCTTCCATCTTACGTTATGCGAACACATGGATCAAAAAAACAACGGGAGGCTGTTAAGAGGGCACCAAGGGAGCAGATGCAGACTATTTTTGAG GCACTGGATACACTAGGCAATACCAGATGGAGGGTTAATAAAAAGGTGTTAAATATCATCAATACAATTTGGTCAAATGGAGGACGTCTTGGTGGTTTGGTTGATCGGGAGGAT GTTCCTCTACCTGAGAAGCCTGATACAGAAGATGAAATTGAACTAAGGAAATGGAAGTGGAAATTGAAATCTGTGAAGAAGGAAAATAGTGAAAGACATTCCCATCGGTGTGATATGGAACTTAAACTTGCT GTTGCTAGAAAAATGAAAGAAGAGAAGGGATTTTATTATCCACACAACCTGGACTTCAGGGGCCGTGCATATCCCATGCATCCGTATCTAAATCATCTCGGTTCAGATATTTGTCGAGGAGTGTTGGAGTTCGCAGAGGGACGACCACTGGGGAAGTCTGGTTTACGCTGGTTAAAGATACATTTGGCAAATTTATATGCTAATGGCGTTGACAAGTTATCACATGATGCTCGAGTGGCATTCACCGAGAACCACTTGGAGGATGTATTTGACTCTGCAGATAAACCTCTTGAAGGTAGGCGCTGGTGGTTAGGTGCTGAGGATCCCTTTCAATTGTTAGCAGTTTGTATCAATCTTGCTGAAGCATTGAGGAGTTCAACACCAGAAAATACAGTTTCACACATTCCTGTTCATCAG GATGGATCGTGCAACGGTCTACAACACTATGCAGCTCTGGGGAAAGACAAG TTGGGGGCCATTTCTGTGAACCTTGTTGCTGGAGATGAGCCTGCAGATGTATACTCCAGCATAGCTACTAG GGTTCTCAATATCATGTGTAGAGATGCAGAGAAAGGCCCTTCCATCAACCCAAACGCTTTACATGCTAAACTACTAATTGATCAG GTGGACCGGAAGTTGGTGAAGCAGACTGTCATGACATCAGTTTATGGTGTCACATATATTGGGGCACGTGAGCAAATTAAGAGAAGATTGAAGGAACGTGACATGATGGCTGATGACACAGAATTATTCCGTGCATCTTGCTACGCTGCTAAA ACCACACTGACTGCATTAGGGGAGATGTTTCAAGCTGCACGGGATATCATGACTTGGCTTGGTGACTGTGCTAAG GTGATTGCTTCAGAAAACCATCCAGTAAGGTGGACAACTCCTCTTGGTCTCCCAGTGGTTCAaccttatcagaagttgggaagCCATATG GTAAAAACTTCCCTCCAAGTGCTGACTTTGCGCAGGGAAACTGATAAG GTCATGGTTCGGCGTCAAAGAACAGCTTTCCCCCCAAACTTTGTGCACTCCCTCGACGGTTCCCATATGATGATGACTGCAGTTGCCTGCCAAAGAGCTGGGTTGAACTTTGCTG GTGTTCATGATTCGTATTGGACACATGCATGTGATGTGGATCAGATGAACCGGATTCTTCGAGAGAAATTCGTGGAACTCTACGAGAAACCTATACTAGAAAAC TTACTCGAAAGTTTTCAACAATCATTCCCAACACTAAGTTTCCCACCATTACCGGAACGGGGAGATTTCAACCTTAATGATGTTCTCGAGTCGCCATATTTTTTCAACTAA